AGCAGGACTAACGATCTCCCTGTGATCCCATGCGATCCACAATCGGTGTGGCTGATCCAATAATCTTTGAATGGAATAAGCAGTGGATACCGATAAAGAGATTCCAAGTTTGGGCATTATAGGAATGAAAAGGATAGAGAAGATCACCATTCCAATCTAACCATCTGCTGTGCTGAGctttcctttctcttcttttcatgCACTCCTCCCCAACCACTTTACCCCACTTCGAAtactctctctcctctctcacTGAGACATCACAGCCTCGGTCACAGGTCAAGGAGAGTTGCAAGCTACCCTACTTTCTCTCTCCAGCCTGCAAAAAGCTATCCAAGAGCCAATAAATACtggcaaaggaagaagccaacaacacaaaagagagggaggaagCAGTGCTCAGGGACCCACGGGCATGAAGATGCTGAATTGAATCCATTCTCTGGATCAAAATGTATCTGTACTGATCTCATTATTCACTGCTTGCCGCAGCCTTAAATACCCTCTTTCTGGAAACAAAAATCCCCTATCCCCTTCTTTACATCCAACAGATATATAAAAGGGGGAAATTAAACCTGCGAAAGGAATCCTACCtaaatgaagaaaagaaaagtccTACCATCGAATCTAGAAGAACCCCACCAAATCACAAAATATACAGATACCTACTCTCCTACTTCGTGGCTGTGCTTCAAAATCCAGCCAATCCAATTCTTGTAGCAAATTCGCCACAAATTGCTTTCGCAACTTAATCTCCCTGCACTGCTGAACGAGGTTCAACGACGTGACCAAGCGGACGTGCTGCTTTTACCAGATCCCTGTTGCAGAAGATGATGGCTGGTAATTACGTGGGGCTCCAGTTACGGCGCAGAAATATCTTGCAAAACCACCTTCGAATTCTTGCAGGTAATCTGTAATCCAAATAGAGTTCACGTTGCATCTTTACCCCATTCTAGCCATCTTCCACAAAAATTCTGCCAATAAAATCTTGAAACCTCTTCGAATAGAGCTTCGGGTCTACGGCAGATATTGAATTGGGGTCCGTCTGTAACGACTTGTAGGCATGCTCAAGCCTTTTGGTGATGTCATAATCCTGGAGAATGTCGATTATACCAAAATACAGGATCACATCATACACTTCGCCAGTCTGGTTTGGGGCCAAGAATCCCCCACCGCCGAGGAGAAATGGGTCAAATTCACTTCTTCTGGACGCTTGCTCCGCCCTTGCTGGCATGTGTGCCCCCAGTCTAATCAATGGCTTCCTGAAATTAAGAAAAAGTTGGCAGACGACATTAGAGAACAAATTAATGGAATGGACTTGATATTGAGTTGTGAAGCATTGGTTGCTTTAAAACTGGAAAGAACAATCATCTCTAATGCAGCTGAGCAAACAGCTAGGTCCCAACAAAGCCCATAAACGCATCCATGTGTAAACCAAATGGAAGGCACTGAAGTTTTGCAGTATGATGACTGCTCAATTTCTTATAAGATGGCTCTGAGACCAGGTACAACTTACATCAGTTGTGGGAGCATAAACCAGGTGTAGGACTCGTGACAAGGCAATAAAGCTCTGCTTTTATGCCCAAGGATGGCTATTCATATACAGAATAGAACCGACTAATTGGGTTTCAGGTTATTGAAGATGCTCTGTCTGCTTCAAGTTGCTAAGATGTCAAGATACTTAACTCTAATCTTCCAAATATTATCTTTAGCAAACAAGTATCTAAACCGATCCTAAGCAGAAAGGTACATAATGTGTCCCTCGTCTGCAAACAAATCTTCATCTTCCATTGGCCATTTGTATCAAAGTTTACTCCCCACACcacaaaaatttgaagaaTACCAAGGATCAGGGCTTATTTGAAATACTTAATTTCAAAGATATTTTTTAAGAACTTCACTGGAACGAGTTCAAAAGTAATCCTAACAGGGAATGCACCCAAAATGCTCATAACTCACGCCAATTCTCGTACCGTAGGAAGCAAAGGGGTATGCACCTCAAATCAGATAATCTAGATTAGGCTTCCCTTGATTAAGAAAACAACTATTGGCAACATGTCTACTGGAacgaagacaagtcaacaagcaAACAGAACGGGCATATGTTAAGCACATCAACATACCTGCAATCTGGTACCCTATCAAAATCATTATCTGAGAAGCACAGCTCTGGCATGCCACCACCAACTTGAAATGATTCTCTCTTCATTGAAAGCTCTGGTTAAGGATCACTGTTAGGTCAGCCTATATGATCAATCTTTtgaaggtaaaaaaaaaaggcagaacTTACTTGGAGAAGCAGTGAAAGTAGACAAGCCCATCTTTGAGGCAGATACATTATCACAAAAGTGAACTCCCACCAAGAAGCTGTAATCCATAATCCCTTCAGACTCCAAAAATTCACAATCTCTCCGAAGTTGCCTGAAGAATAAAACCCACATAAGTCCACATTAGTAATATGacactattttattttattaggCAACTTCGATGCCACAACATCAGAAGGATTGAACTTACTGATGCAGATCTCTATACCAAGATCGCCGCAACCGAAATACAAAGTTCAGGTCCAAGTCCTTAAGAGTGGTTGTCTCATCAAtctcttcttcaaatttgTCCGCTGTTCGGCCATAGGATGAACCTTTAAGATCAAAACGACGATGAATCTGATACTCTGAGCAGAATAAATTGCCCATGACAATGAAGCGGACCTGAATAAGTTGTGAAGAATCAGTAACTGATGAAAACATTTTGCACGGAGGAAGTTGCAAATATTGCCCACCTTCTGCCCATTAAGAGGTTTTACACAGTGGACACCATAGAACCTTGTGATTAGTGAGTAATCATATTGACTAACATGTTGGTAGTAGCTAGGCAACATCCGAATCAGCAACTGCACAGGTAAAATAGCAAGGTTGATGAGATAATTTTAACAAACAGTTTTTTTGTAAATCGTTGCGCTTGGCAGAACAATTAGTTTTACCTGGATCATAACAGAAGGACTAAGATATtattacaaaaaaataaacatggcAAATATTTGCAATACTTGAAACTATAAACGAGAAACAGGTGTTTTCCTAATTTAATATCATTTTCAGAGTGAAACTCAAACACTGCAAATTTCATAAGCAATGGAACCTCCAAATACAGCTACCGAACTTCATAGACTTTAAATAGGTACAGTTCATAACAATGGCATGAACAATAATATTACCTTGACTTCTGATTTCTTCACGGTCTTAATCATGAAGCGATCATCTTGGGTGAGGTAAAAGAAGCTTCCGCTTTTCCCAGGCGAAGAGAGCTCCCTCAGGGCATCATTTCCACAGATAGCGAGCATGTAATCCGCCGGATCAACAGCAAACAACTTCCTCAAATGCCTGAAAATATACCAAGACATCAATAACCAAAACTAACCACAGAGTACATTAATTAAAAGGAATGGCAAGCAAGGACCTGAACACCATGGGGCAGTAGTCCTTCCAGCGGAAATCCGGGGAGGAATGCGGCGGTGTGACTTTCGACCCCTCAGGTGGGAACCGCGTCCAGAACTTTTCCCTAGGATCAAAATCCGTCAGTGCCAGCTCCCGGATCGGCACCGCGGCAGATTTACCCACCGAATGCCTGAAAGATGCCCACCATAAACATCCACAAATCGGCAACCTCAATGAAATCCACGCCACATGGCCAACAATTTACCACATCAATAA
This is a stretch of genomic DNA from Brachypodium distachyon strain Bd21 chromosome 1, Brachypodium_distachyon_v3.0, whole genome shotgun sequence. It encodes these proteins:
- the LOC100837336 gene encoding phosphatidylinositol 4-phosphate 5-kinase 1, giving the protein MRRVAPAMILAAGAGGGDDGEGVQALVEKALPNGDVYRGGFAGGAPHGKGKYVWADGCMYEGEWRRGKASGKGRFSWPSGATFEGEFRGGRIEGQGVFVGPDGATYRGAWAADRRHGAGAKSYANGDYYEGQWRRNMQDGHGRYVWATGNQYVGEWRGGVISGRGVLIWANGSRYDGVWENGVPRGTGVFTWPDGSRYVGSWPRSCVDLPAISGTFFPPVGVGGGGAARKRSSVEGIGEKAAAVPRICIWESEGEAGDITCDIVDALEASMLYREAAPVAGGPTYMRTQRSTTRRGANGGPCWSSSAATTPEGKRPGQTISKGHKNYELMLQLQLGIRHSVGKSAAVPIRELALTDFDPREKFWTRFPPEGSKVTPPHSSPDFRWKDYCPMVFRHLRKLFAVDPADYMLAICGNDALRELSSPGKSGSFFYLTQDDRFMIKTVKKSEVKLLIRMLPSYYQHVSQYDYSLITRFYGVHCVKPLNGQKVRFIVMGNLFCSEYQIHRRFDLKGSSYGRTADKFEEEIDETTTLKDLDLNFVFRLRRSWYRDLHQQLRRDCEFLESEGIMDYSFLVGVHFCDNVSASKMGLSTFTASPKLSMKRESFQVGGGMPELCFSDNDFDRVPDCRKPLIRLGAHMPARAEQASRRSEFDPFLLGGGGFLAPNQTGEVYDVILYFGIIDILQDYDITKRLEHAYKSLQTDPNSISAVDPKLYSKRFQDFIGRIFVEDG